The following coding sequences are from one Deltaproteobacteria bacterium window:
- a CDS encoding acyl-CoA synthetase → MGIRESGSLRTLKAVPGFRDEINEIMDQARRENRTYLMEYECKEILETLEMTTTGCHIAGSEDEAVEISRSIGYPVVLKIVSPDIIHKTDAGGVKLNLQSDDAVRETYRAMMQAFKYQHVIGVAVQKMAEAGLEAIIGVTRDENFGPVLMFGLGGIFVEVLKDVTFRILPVTREEVESMIGEIKGHPLLEGYRNQKVDREALIDLLLRISDLVTWFPEIRELDLNPVFLYREGNIVVDARIFIGPIPEAQIASDPAGNLHGLFYPRSIAVLGASGEMGKLGYNVFRNLLSHDFQGKLYPVNPKGGEVQGVKAYRKISEIPAPVDLAIVIVPAAVVEKAISQCCEKGIQYIVVETAGFAETGEEGKLAQSRIREIIAKTGARLLGPNCSGVINTHHNMVQSIGLIQEMRKGNIAMIAQAGVYAAGMLTGLRHVMDFGVVATIGNKMDISETDILEYLGTDDHIDVISIYMEDVTSGRRFIDVAKKVTAVKPVIVLKSGRTEAGRKAVASHTASLAGNDEINAAVFRQSGIIRARDNEHLFGLTKAFARQPLPRKNSALVVTYTGSLGVAATDTLYINGMRLADLEPERKERLRRILPDYVKSLNPVDFSFSMDADQLTRTLQLGIDSDDVGGLIVVLQGEILGTFLEPLKSLDYQGKPILTCVACKEFMMDDVIAMEKAGFPVYSTVEAATEALSVMYRYGRYREGHNDH, encoded by the coding sequence ATGGGAATCAGGGAATCCGGATCTTTGAGAACCCTGAAGGCGGTACCCGGTTTCAGGGACGAAATTAACGAAATCATGGACCAGGCCAGGCGTGAAAACCGAACTTATCTTATGGAGTACGAGTGCAAGGAAATACTGGAAACACTGGAAATGACCACCACCGGCTGCCACATCGCCGGTTCAGAAGACGAAGCGGTTGAAATCAGTCGATCCATTGGCTATCCTGTCGTTCTTAAAATTGTCTCTCCCGATATTATCCACAAAACCGATGCGGGCGGTGTTAAGCTGAACTTGCAGAGTGATGATGCCGTAAGGGAGACCTATCGGGCGATGATGCAGGCTTTCAAGTACCAGCATGTTATCGGTGTCGCCGTGCAAAAGATGGCGGAAGCGGGTTTGGAAGCAATCATCGGTGTCACCCGTGACGAGAATTTCGGGCCCGTTCTCATGTTCGGTCTCGGGGGCATTTTCGTCGAAGTTCTAAAGGATGTCACCTTCCGCATTCTGCCTGTCACCCGGGAAGAAGTGGAGAGTATGATCGGGGAAATCAAAGGGCACCCCCTTCTTGAAGGCTACCGGAATCAAAAGGTGGACCGTGAAGCCCTGATCGATCTTCTTCTCCGTATATCTGATCTGGTGACATGGTTTCCGGAGATTCGTGAACTCGACCTCAATCCGGTTTTCCTTTATCGGGAGGGAAACATCGTCGTCGATGCCCGGATTTTTATTGGGCCCATCCCGGAAGCTCAAATCGCTTCCGATCCCGCCGGGAACCTGCACGGTCTTTTTTATCCCCGGAGTATCGCTGTTTTGGGCGCATCGGGGGAGATGGGAAAACTCGGCTACAATGTTTTCCGGAACCTTCTGTCCCATGACTTTCAGGGGAAACTCTACCCGGTCAACCCCAAGGGTGGAGAGGTCCAGGGTGTCAAAGCCTACCGGAAAATCAGCGAGATTCCCGCTCCGGTCGATCTGGCCATCGTTATCGTTCCTGCCGCCGTCGTCGAAAAAGCGATTTCCCAGTGCTGTGAAAAGGGGATCCAATATATTGTCGTCGAAACGGCGGGTTTTGCTGAAACCGGAGAAGAGGGCAAACTGGCCCAGAGCCGCATCAGGGAAATCATCGCAAAAACAGGGGCGCGACTGTTAGGTCCGAACTGCTCCGGCGTAATCAACACGCATCACAACATGGTCCAATCCATCGGGCTGATCCAGGAAATGAGGAAAGGCAATATCGCGATGATCGCTCAGGCCGGTGTGTATGCAGCGGGCATGCTTACGGGACTCCGCCATGTCATGGACTTTGGTGTTGTGGCGACCATCGGGAACAAGATGGATATCAGTGAAACGGACATTCTCGAATATCTGGGCACCGATGACCACATTGACGTGATTTCCATCTACATGGAAGATGTGACAAGTGGTCGGCGGTTCATTGATGTGGCCAAGAAGGTGACCGCCGTAAAGCCGGTCATCGTACTCAAATCGGGGCGGACAGAAGCGGGACGCAAGGCCGTCGCGTCACACACGGCGTCGTTGGCCGGAAACGATGAAATAAACGCCGCCGTCTTCCGGCAAAGCGGGATCATTCGCGCCCGGGACAACGAACACCTGTTCGGTCTCACGAAGGCCTTTGCCCGTCAGCCCCTGCCCAGGAAAAACAGCGCCCTCGTCGTCACTTACACGGGTTCCCTCGGCGTGGCAGCAACCGATACCCTGTACATTAACGGCATGCGCCTGGCCGACCTGGAACCGGAACGAAAGGAACGTCTCCGGAGGATACTGCCGGACTATGTCAAAAGCCTCAACCCCGTTGATTTTTCCTTCAGCATGGATGCGGATCAGCTGACACGGACGCTTCAACTGGGCATTGACAGCGATGACGTGGGGGGGTTGATCGTGGTTCTCCAGGGAGAGATCCTCGGGACTTTCCTGGAGCCACTGAAATCGCTCGATTATCAGGGAAAGCCCATTCTAACCTGTGTTGCCTGCAAGGAATTCATGATGGACGATGTAATAGCGATGGAAAAGGCGGGGTTTCCTGTTTATTCCACTGTCGAGGCGGCAACGGAAGCCCTGTCCGTCATGTACCGATATGGGCGGTACCGGGAAGGGCACAACGATCATTAA
- a CDS encoding formate dehydrogenase accessory protein FdhE: MESPDDRIHMLKEDAERIRKEKPHVGTLLDAFMPVIENEIVMGERIAAKNVTLSPDRLKTMGGIPIIREHPLFLEDDPWQDLVDSTGEAIREGFPHLAEEMNRLTAYLHQNPGEPGCIYKRCTLADEDKMSALAAEIQVGPVVLSLLLNSVQRIVLTGRAKNMAKTLVNLPWSKGYCPVCGSFPMLAFLRINGQRWLHCNGCHHEWTYPRPQCPWCEHETPEDTTYLFVEDDKENSAYVCEKCRKYLVTVNRPENMRETDPDLPAISLAHLDVILQEKGFSPMALREWNQF; this comes from the coding sequence ACTCCTTGACGCTTTTATGCCGGTCATCGAGAATGAAATCGTCATGGGGGAGCGGATAGCGGCCAAAAACGTCACCCTGTCTCCGGACAGGCTGAAAACCATGGGAGGAATCCCTATAATCAGGGAACACCCCCTGTTTTTAGAAGACGATCCCTGGCAGGATCTTGTCGATTCCACGGGGGAGGCAATTCGGGAGGGCTTTCCCCATCTGGCGGAGGAGATGAATCGCCTGACCGCCTATCTGCACCAAAATCCCGGAGAACCGGGCTGCATCTACAAGAGATGTACGTTGGCAGATGAAGATAAAATGTCTGCTTTGGCCGCCGAAATTCAGGTAGGGCCCGTTGTTCTGTCATTGCTGCTCAATTCGGTTCAACGCATCGTCTTGACGGGTCGCGCCAAGAACATGGCAAAGACTCTTGTCAATCTTCCATGGAGCAAGGGCTACTGCCCTGTTTGCGGAAGTTTTCCCATGCTGGCCTTTCTCCGGATCAACGGTCAACGCTGGCTGCATTGCAATGGTTGCCACCACGAATGGACCTATCCCCGGCCGCAATGTCCCTGGTGTGAACACGAAACCCCGGAAGACACGACCTATCTGTTTGTGGAGGATGACAAGGAAAACTCTGCTTATGTCTGTGAAAAATGCAGGAAATATCTCGTTACTGTAAACCGGCCGGAAAACATGCGGGAAACCGACCCCGATTTGCCGGCGATCAGCCTTGCCCATCTGGATGTGATTCTGCAGGAAAAGGGATTCTCCCCCATGGCCCTGCGTGAATGGAACCAATTCTGA